AAAAGTATGAAGTTGGGGTCACTCACTTCAATTGTCCTTGGATTTTGTATAGGATTGGATATACTCTTGATATCATGAAGGACTATAAGGGTAAGgcctggtttggatagtgagaagagatgagatgagattatctgtgaatagtagtaaaatggtttgagttaatatttttatagagtttttggaaaagagagaaaaagttgaataaaaatattatagagttaaaacattatgaaaatattattttttaatatatatatattttttatttgaaaaagttgaattgttttttgtgttttgtatggaagtttgagaaggttataattttttttttgataagtaaacagtagtattaataataataggcatagcccaagtacacaagatggtatacaagaggtaaGACCTATCTAGGTAGCTACAGTAGTCACTAGAAACTCATGTAcatttaggccattaaagtctatagctagCGACCACAGAAATAAAGTGCtgaaaaaaaagatacaaagCTCCTCCGTTGTCCTCTCCTTGTCTTCAAAAGTTCGTTCATTTCGCTcttgccaaatgcaccacataatgcagataggtaccatcttccacacagctttGATATGTAGATCTCCCCCCGGCATCGCCCAACTGGCTAGTAATTCAACTACTGACTTCGGCATCACCCAGTTTAACCCTACACGACGGAATACTTCACACCACACGGCTCtagctgtctcacaatgtagcaGGAGATGATTCACTGACTCATCAGCtctcttacacatacaacaccaatcagtAATGATTACCCGCTGCTTCCACAGATTATCGGTAGTCAGAATCTTACCCAGGGCTGCTGTCCAAATGAAGAACAGTGATTTGGGCGGTGCTCTATTCCTCCACaatcttctccatggaaacGGAGCATTCGGTATAGCTGTAAGGGCCTTATAATAAGAGCGAACCGAGAAAATGCCCTTTCCCGTATATTTCCACCACAGCTTATCTTCATGCAATCCATTCGGCTTCATAGAGTACACTAGGTTGAAAAAATCTGTAAAACTgtttacttcccaatcatgtgctgcTCTATAAAAAGTGACGTTCCAATGAACATGGTCCCCTGAGCGAACCAAAAGGTCCGCGACCGAAGCTTCTTGGTCACAAGCCACTTGATATACACAAGGAAAAGCGTCCTTCAATGCctcctccccacaccaaatgtcccTCCAAAAACTTACACGTGTGCCttcccccaccaaaagtttagTATGGTTGGCAAACAGATTCCATCCCCTTCTTATTTGCTTCCAAATCCCCACTCCATACGATCCATTcccctctctagtacaccatcCCCCCATAGGCTGCCATATTTACTGTGAACTACTACTTTCCATAAAGCTTCCGGCTCCATATTATATCTCCAAAACCATTTCCCTAGAAGAGCCCGATTgaattttctcaagttctttatcCCCAATCCTCCTGAAGAAATTGGTCTGCAAACCGTGTCCCATTTGATTAGgtgaaacttgaattcatccCCCAAACCACTCCAAAGGAAATCGCGATACAGTTTTTCAATCCTTGCCACCACCGAAGCTGGAATTGTAAACAAAGACAGAAAATAAGTGGGTAAGTTAGAAAGAGTCCTCTTTATCAAGGTCACCCGGCCTCCTTTCGACAAGTACAGTCTCTTCCATCCAGCcaatcttctctctattttctcaataaCTGTATCCCATATAGCTATGGCTCGTGAAGCCGCCCCCAACGGTAAACCCAAATATGTCATAGGAAGAGTGGCTACCTTACACCCCAACGTGTTAGCCAACTGTCGAGATCTACTCACATTCCCAACTGGTACTAAttctaatttatcaaaatttactcTCAAACCTGATGCTGCTTCAAAGCATAACAGCAACGCTTTCAGAGTTCTAAGTTGTTCTTGATCAGCCTCAcagaaaattaaagtatcatcagcaaaaagtaaATGAGAGATTGAGATAATGCCCCTATTCAGATCACCCACAGAAAAACCAGCCAACAAACCATTGTTAACTAGAGCCATTAATATCCTACTCAGGGCTTCCATGATGATAACAAAGAGGAGTGGGGATAgcggatccccttgtcttagaCCTCTCGAGCTGTTAAAAAAACCTTCTGGACTGCCATTAATCAAAATTGAGAATCTTGCTGTTGAAATGCACCATCTAATCCACCTacaccatttttccccaaaTCCACACCTCCTCAATAGATAGATAAGAAAGTCCCAATttacatgatcatatgccttttccatgtctaatttaCAAATAATCCCTGCCATACCGGATTTTAATCTActatccaagcattcattggcTATTAAAACCAAATCCAGAATTTGACGACCcctaacaaaggcattttgtggCTTTGAGATTATCTTACCAATGGACTCTCCCAACCTGTTTGCTAATacctttgaaataattttatagaccCCGTTAATGAGGCTAACGGGCCTATAATCCTTCACTTCCGCAGCCTCGGTCTTCTTCGGAATTAATGCAATAAAAGTCGTATTCAAACTTTTCTGAAATTTCCCAGACGAGAATAATTCCTGGAAGACATTCAACAAATCCTCTTTTATCACCTCCCAACAAGTGTAGAAGAACCCCATCGAAAAACCGTCTGGTCCTGGCGCTTTGTCTTTCCCCATTCGTCTGATCACTTCGTATatctcctcttcctcaaacGCTCTTTCCAACCTTGCTGCTGTCTGCAGCTCAATGGAATAAAAAACAAGACCATCCACTCTaggcctccatccctccctttCTGTAAATAATTGTTCATAGAAATTCAGCACGTGTTCCCGTATCACAGGGGCCTCAGTACCCTCTCTACCATTTATATTCAGCATCTCAATGGTATTATTCCTCCTATGAGAGTTTGCCACTCTATGGAAAAATTTCGTACTTCtatccccttctttcaaccacaaAGCTCTTGATTTTTGTCGCCAAGAGATCTCTTCACAAGATAATACCCTTTCCAGCTCTGAAGTCAATTCTGCCTTTCTTGATCTTTCCTCTACGGTGAGAGCTCGACCTTCATTGATCCTATCAAGAACCTGCAATTCTCCCATCATGACTTTCTTTTGCTCCCCTAGATCCCCAAAAGATTGGGAATTCCACAGTTTTAGATCTTCCTTTAAAGCCTTTAGTTTGCCTGCAAGTATATGAGAGGGAGTGCCATTAAACTGATACAAGGACCACCAGCTCCTTACCCTATCCACAAAACCCTCACTTttaagccacatgttttcaaacttgaagtACCTACGCCCACTTTGAATGCCTCCGCCATCCAGTAGAATTGGAAAGTGATCTGAGCATAGACGCGGCAATCTTCTTTGACAAACCTCTGGATACTGACATTCCCATTTTGGCGATATTAAGAATCTATCCAACCGTGACCATGTCTGACTATTGGACCAAGTAAATGGGCCACCGATAAGTGGTAAATCCACCAAATTCAACTCAAAGATGCAATCAGAAAACTCTGTCATGGCTGGACGTATACGACTATCCCCTGATCTTTCACTTGGGAACCTTGTGATGTTAAAGTCCCCTCCTATGCACCACGGGAGATCCCACCAGCTGTGTACCCCCGCAATTTCTTCCCAAAGTTGATGTCTGATGGTATCAACATTCGGTCCATAAAttcctgcaaaagcccacaaaaagtTATCTTCCACCATCTTAAGAGAGACGGCCACCGTATATTCCCCTATGAACTCCTCTTCATCATCACCCTTTTGTCCCACATCACAAGAATACCCCCCGAAGCCCCATTCGAAGCCAAATAAACCCAGTCCACGTATGGGCAATGCCATACacttctcactatttttctggTTACCAGTTTCAACTTGGTCTCTTGTAGACATACAATATCCACCCGCCATTCTCGTAGCAAGTTTTTTATGCGAGAGCACTTATTATTCTCATTTAGCCCCCGAACATTCCACGAGActatttttggcttcataaagAAACAAACGTACCCTTCCCTTTGACCCTATCACGGCTTGAACTACCCTCGTTCAAGGACCAATCCAATCTCTTAAGCTCCCTTCGTTTCTTGGCTCCTTTAATTTTAGAATGCGAATGGCCCACCTCTATGGCCGTGAGAAGGGCCAAAAACTGTTCTTCATAGCCTACACACTTCATACCCACTATCTGTTGAATGTCTTTAACCTTGTTGAATACCCAATCCGACATCTCACACTCATTTGGTAGAAGACAGTCTAAAGGAAATGGACTCTTGTCCCCCTGCCCTTCACACTGATTATGGCCTTCCCATTCCACCATTGTGTTCATTATCTCCACTCCCTCTGAGGTGGTTTCAGATGAAATACTAGGAATCTCCCTTAAGGTCATCGGCTGATTTAATTCTTGAGAGTCAGGAACCATTATTATTTCATCACTTTGAGCCGTAGGATCCTCCCTTAGGATCTCCGAACTGTTCTGTCCCCCAACAGCAAGTGGTAAAGCTCTCGGGATATGCTGTTTTTCGATTTCCTCCAAGTTCTCTTCATCCCGTTCGAATCCGTGTTCTACGAGAAGGTCCAGGTGTTCTCCCTCTGAGCCATGCAACTCCGTTTGAGCGAAATACTCCACCATACTACCTATAGGTAAGTTCTGTGCGTAAATATCTGGGAAAAGAACCGTCGGAGGCTGAATCTCCTCTTTTTCCTCCACACGATGCGGTAAAATCTGCTCCACCCTTCTCGCCGGCGATGTCTGTGATGCCGGCAAAACTTTCGCCGTCGTTATCTGTTCGGCCTGAGTTTGGGTCGACGTAGACTTCTGTTCTGCCGATGTATATGGGTCGGGTCTCAGGTTTCGAATCCTCCAGGTTTTTTGAGGTATCGGATCGTGAGATGAGGCCGGGTCATACGGCTTCCTGAGCGGGCCTTTACCCGTGGGCCCCTTTCTGCCCAGATGAAAAGGCCTCGTGGCCCTAGCTTTCTCCCCCTCCAGGCCCAGATCCGGCCCAAAATAAGCCTGCcccatttctttctttaataagCACTCTATTTTCCTATGTAAGTCTAAAATCTGCGTTTTTGCTTCCCACAACAACTTCAACGTTTCCCCATCAGACACGCCACCTAGCTGTCTGCTACTACTCTGCCCCTGGACCAGGCACGTCTCTCTGTCAGGGACATGACCCAACGCCATACCTTCTTCATTTTCAGTACGCTGCTCCTTCGGCTGCTCCACCATCAGTGCCTCCTTGTAGGACAAAGGCTGTGACTGCACCAACCACTGCTTGCCTATCGTCTTCTTCCTACTGTCCTCAGTTTGCACTTTTCTCCTTTCATCAACAAAATCCCACAGCACCTCCCCCATCTTAATCCACCCACTTCTCTCTTCCTCTGGTATGAATATGAAGTTCCTCCTCCCACCAACTCCATACTCTACCACTGCCAGATAACGACCTCTCGAATTTGAACACCGTTGAGCAATGAAACTACTGCTGCCTTCCCTTTTTGAGGTATAAAATTCCTTTTGTTCTTCCTTTGAACAGACCGCCATGGCCTTTGCCAACCACTGCACCGCTAATGGACCCAGAGCTATCTGTGCCACCATCCTCCAAGTTTTTTCTGTGATAACCACCCTGCCCCCCTCCTTTACGAGAGAAAAGCATTTTGAATCAATCACAACCTCCTTACACCACTGCATAACGTAAAGCAAGAACCTAAACTAAGCACCGCCGTGAGAACCGTCGTTAACTACCCCAACTAAAGAAACTGAAAAGCACTAACCATCACAGGAGAGAaagtgtacggagagaaaagCACTTCCCCCACGAGTAAATGTTAATGTTAAATGttagaaagttataataattaggtaatgattagatgaaaaagctaaatatttgaaattgaaaagtgtttgtgtttgtgttgtttggatgttgagatgaggtGAGATGGGACGAGTTAGGAGGATTTTGCTATTCAAATCAGGCCTAAGACTTAATTTTGATCGGTGGCTGTCATGGAATTATCCAGAAGGAAGGAGATTAAAGAGTGTGGAAGCAACTCTTGAAAACAAAACCACGAGGTTGAATTGATCAAAGATAATAGCAGTCAATAACATGATTTCCATGGTCTGCAAACACTTATGTATACTAATCTCCATCTTTGCTTACCAAgcaatataactatatattgaTATGAAATAGGCTTTTCTTGTGGGCCCTGGCCCTTGCCAAGTTTGATATGCAGTTGACAGAAACTGTGCCCGCCACACCCCTGAGGTGCACCCAAAGAAACCTTGTTCAATTTTCTAACAATAAACTCCTTATCTTAGTTGCATTCAGGGTGTTTGAACCCGACCTGACATCTTCTTGTGTGGTGAGGTGAAATTGATTCTCAGATAATTATCTTACCTCctttttcacaaaacctttttAGTTTTGAAAATTGCTATCTTTCTCCTGTGGAAAATTagcttttttgaattttttgcttGTTTCTAAATCTTCAATATTTGTTGCTTGCctagtttaaaatttaaattctccCTCTCTACCCAATATAAACTCAGTCTATCCTCTACCATGTCTGCATTGCTATTTTACATGTACTAGCACCTTAGTTATGATGCTTCTTTCGAGGTTTAGGCTTGGGCACATCTTCTTAGTGAACGTTTTTCCAATGATTTTAGTTTTCATAATACTTTCTTTATTGTTACCCAGCAGCTGAGCAACATAAATGTTAGAATAGTAGTCAGCTTTGTTTCCACTTTTCActttttccttctatttttttttttgttttaaaaataaatcttatttgTTTGGCATTCCATTTCTAGATGGGTTTGAAATAGTTCCTCCACAATTCCTCAAGAAACGTTTTTTCTTGCTGAAGCTGGAAAGAGATAAAATTCTGCACAAGGTCCACCATTGAGCCTTGCCTGATGTTGGGAAAAAGAGATATGACTGCcataatttaagtaattattatgAGTAACTAGATAATGTTTTATATTGTCGTGGAAGATTATAGTCTTTTAGATTTGCTGCTCTCTTATTGATCAGCAATATCTTTGTCTATAACTGCTGTTACTTGTGGCTGGGGAAGCCTTTTTTTTCATAGTCAAAGTCTACCAGAAAGAATCTGCCTCCAAAAATTAACATTGATTGTGGAAGGTTTTGGTCCTTGAAAATCAATCTCAACTGGGAATGTTGCCAATTTGAGATTCGTTTTGTATTCCCCATTTACTCCTTATTCTTTCTGCTGGAGTGAATGATAGGACAGAGATGATTTTAACTGGTTCTAAATTTAACACGGTCCAGTTCTGACATTTTACCTCTATTTGCTGCTAACCAGGTGGTTTACATGGCTGTTGTTGGATCATTCCCATTCAACTCATTTCTTTCCGGCCTACTTTCTTGCATAGGAACAGCAGTCCTCGCTGGTAAGCACAATATTtagtttactttttattttgtaaGGGGTGGATCACATAAAGTGAGGGAAGAAATTTCTTGCAATCCAGGCATCTAGACCTCCCTGGTGAACCATGATTCATCTTCTTTTGAAACTGCCATGCCCCCATATAATTTTAAGTAGTGTGAATTAGTGTCATTGAAATATTTCAACTTTACTTTTTCCCAAGCCTGCTCCCCTTTTGTGCTCATTTATATTTCATGACATCCAATCTGCATAGTTTGTTGATTTGATACTTACAATAAAAGGAATAGTTCTagaattaatttttacttatatataaagaaagaatTGGTCTGGTAATTCACtcttaaaaacataattttactttaaaaaaaaaaaaaaaaaccactctTAAGAACATGGGTACGAAGTTCTCTATGGAAAAAGGCTAAGCCAATGCTAATAAGTAATGACCTTctagattagaaaaaaaaagtaatgaccTTCTAAGATATCCATGCATAGGCGATGcacttgtatatgtcccatataCTGGGCTCTTTCATATTctaatgatcaataaaatcttgtttaccaataaaaaaacctTTTTAGAGATGTCTTGTCTAGAGCAAAAAAATATGGAACTAATCCTCTtggatgcaaacaatttctatggGCCATTGGATTTGGGGAACTTCCCTTTAAATTACTTGAGGTTCACTCACGGAAAACTTTTTATTGAGGGCCTGTGCACTCCCGGACTTAGTCTAGACTTTGTTCtaggacacccggtgccaataacaAAAACTAAATGCCTGGATGAAGGAACTGAAACTTTATTGGTTTGATCAATATCTCAATTCGTTGATTTTCTCAATAAACGGTCCTCCTTATTGTAAAAAACCACGGCAATGAGGATTTAAATGAGAAAGACTGTTGGATGGTTTTTAACAGActgaattgatattttatgTAGGTTTGCAGTCCTCATCTTTTATTATTGGAAGGGTTGCAAGAAATTTGATGTTTTCGTTAGAATTTGCTAATCACCAAGGttaaatattcaaatagagCAATTTATGGGTGGAAGGAGATGGTTGGAATAAGAACTATAAAGATTCAGAAactgaagtcataggaattggGCAACGCACTTCAAATAAATATAGAGAACTGTTTCagttaaaaatgtaaaatggtAGAAATTTGACTAATGTGACGTTTGAGTGGTAGTGGACAAATGGCAGTTTAAGAAACACCTCACAAGTGGCTGGAAATTCCCGCCCTCACTGCTGCATGAGTTTTCTACCAAGGAATATTATTTAGAATCGTGAAGTGTAAAAatgttgtgtaattttttttttaaaaaaatagaatttattattaaaaaattaatttttttaaagtagtaAGTTTTGTATCTactcatttttctaaaaaaaattgtgtgatgTTTGTGCATTTTATAACTGCAAATAATTTCTCTTCCCCAAAAGTGCACGATTCCAATGCTGATTAAATTCCTTGACTGCAAATGCAGTTTGCCTCCGCATCCAAGTGAACAAGGAAAACAAGGAATTCAAGGTAAACTTTTTCCCTCCTAGATAGTTTTTCCTGTTGTGTACCTCTTAGATGTGCAGGAAAGGAAACTTGAATGCAAGCAATTTTGAATCTAAATTTAGAGTGCTTCGTTATTGGTACAGTAATTTTTAATGCAACCTTTCTTTTTTGAACTTGTAGGATTTAGCCCCAGAGCGTGCTTTTGCTGATTTTGTTCTCTGCAATTTGGTGCTCCATTTGGTTATTATGAATTTCCTCGGATAAATTGCCACCTTTGGTAgttctgtaattttgtttcctTGAACTTATTAACTAGGACACACCCATAAAGCAGTTACCATCCAGTGGCAGCAAATTTTCCATGGTTTGTAACTCTGGACTCTGGAGCATACTACTTATGAGATAGaacaagaagaaaggaaaagaaattatcaCAGACAACTCTGCAGGCCCTCCCAGGCCCATCTCTCTAGAAACAAACATCAATATTTTGTCCTTACTGTGCATCTTCGGTTTCTTTTTGTCAGTGCCATCCTTGGTTTGTCAGGCTTAATTTGTGTATTTCGAGGGCTTCCGTTTTTCTGTAGCACTTGCCTTTTCTGCTTTGGACGAtgggtaaaaaaaattatttttatttttatttattttttcaaatcatttttaatacttttaaatatttaaaaaaatataaaaaatttataataatattaaaataaaatttcttaatcattaagaaaaagcaaaaaaaaaaaataaatggccAGCGGTGGccccagcgggagccaccagTGGCCTAAGTATTTCCTtctactttaaaaaagaaaaaacccctTCTTTCCTttgtatttatgtttaaaatttattttcaaactcacataaaatttatgtttaaaagtatttgcAAAATATGTTTGtatgtaaaataatttgtaaatcttattttgataaaaaataaaaaaataaaacattagtTAAGGAATCGTTTTTTCTGTTGAGTGATTTGATTGATATTGAAAGGATATTCTGAATACGCTTCATCCATGTTTCGTATCAGAAAGGGCAAAGAATTGGAGCCGCACATTGATGATAAAGTTATTTGATTGATCTTGCAAATAGATTCATGTAAGACTTTTTATTCCTTATGCAAAATTGGACTTGAttgatcccccccccccccccggttcttcctctctctctctctctctctctctatgcaaAATTGGACTTGATTGATCTTCCCAtctagcctctctctctctctctctgcaaaaTTGGACTTGATTGATCTTTCCATctagcttctctctctctctctccccttgtGGTATTTTATCTAGGATGATAAAATTTCAACTTGGTAGGAGATCTAGAAATTTCATAGAGAAGTGAGGAGAAGATGAAAATTCAAAGGTTCCAACTAGacattttatattttgcttttaaaaaaattagacttGTATGATAGGTTTTTCTTTATTGGCATCAAGTATTTGGACTAATCTAATAATGCACGGACCCTCCACGGGACAAGGACTTGTATGATGGTTGCAATTGACCCATATCTACTATATTTATGCCTATAATGAAATGTGAGCTAGTTTGCATGTTTCAGATTTTATTATGTATCACCGTATTTGAATTGATAAGATAGATTTGTTTCATGGAATCGTGTaaatcactttttttatttagagaaattatatttacaattatagagTATGTAAGTGTTgcataatcgttttaaaaaaaatgaataaatatattatttatatgaaaaaaattaatttttttaataatagattctacttttttcaaaaagattctacagcgtttatatattttatgactgtatataacattgaTCTTCTCTTTTAATCGATCACATGATTTGAAATGATGTCTTGAACTACTCATCAC
This Carya illinoinensis cultivar Pawnee chromosome 11, C.illinoinensisPawnee_v1, whole genome shotgun sequence DNA region includes the following protein-coding sequences:
- the LOC122281438 gene encoding dolichyl-diphosphooligosaccharide--protein glycosyltransferase subunit DAD1; the protein is MAKSTSKDAQALFHSLRSAYASTPTNLKIIDLYVGFAVFTALIQVVYMAVVGSFPFNSFLSGLLSCIGTAVLAVCLRIQVNKENKEFKDLAPERAFADFVLCNLVLHLVIMNFLG